From Apium graveolens cultivar Ventura chromosome 9, ASM990537v1, whole genome shotgun sequence, the proteins below share one genomic window:
- the LOC141682483 gene encoding uncharacterized protein LOC141682483, with product MPTEHGTSKVNIATVGQKRKAFAKKANSNKPKSDKDKAKKPKANKPCWSCGQVGHWSKDCPTKKAKKTEVAQANVVLGTASGPVVNMVVGEATASETNVDRVIA from the exons atgccaactgaacacggtacctcgaaggtaaacatagcaactgtaggacaaaagaggaaggcttttgctaagaaagctaatagtaataaacctaagagtgacaaggacaaggccaagaaacccaaggcaaacaaaccatgctggtcttgtgggcaggttgggcactggagtaaggactgccctacaaagaaagcgaagaaaaccgaggtagcacaagcaaatgttgtgcttggaaccgcaagtgggcctgtagtgaacatggttgttggtgaggctacggcttctgaaaccaacgttgaccg agtcatagcttga